From the Desulfosarcina sp. BuS5 genome, one window contains:
- a CDS encoding 5' nucleotidase, NT5C type: MIDPKLIAFDIDGVLADIASLFIEIARKRYNIKGIGYNDITSYELEDCLSIDTGISEEIIGGILSGRDADDVKPMTGAPEVLTKIANNSGSLLFVTARSDSSYIYDWMQNILSVEPEMIDIVATGAFDDKADVLLSRNKTYFVEDRLETCFHLEEAGITPLLFKQPWNRGDHTFLEVENWKELESIIRF, translated from the coding sequence ATGATAGACCCAAAATTAATTGCTTTTGATATTGACGGTGTTTTGGCGGATATAGCTTCTCTTTTTATTGAGATTGCACGAAAGCGGTACAATATAAAAGGGATAGGGTATAATGATATCACCAGTTATGAATTGGAAGACTGCCTGAGTATTGATACAGGAATTTCTGAAGAGATTATCGGCGGCATTCTTTCCGGCCGTGATGCTGATGACGTTAAACCAATGACGGGAGCACCGGAAGTTCTTACAAAAATTGCAAATAATTCAGGGTCGCTTCTTTTTGTAACAGCTCGGTCGGATTCGAGTTATATATATGACTGGATGCAGAATATTTTATCAGTTGAACCTGAAATGATCGATATCGTTGCGACAGGTGCTTTTGACGACAAGGCCGATGTTCTGTTAAGCAGGAATAAGACCTATTTTGTGGAAGACAGGCTGGAAACATGTTTTCATCTTGAAGAGGCCGGAATCACTCCCCTGCTTTTCAAGCAGCCCTGGAACAGGGGCGATCATACTTTTCTGGAGGTAGAGAACTGGAAAGAGCTTGAATCTATTATAAGATTTTGA
- a CDS encoding aspartate aminotransferase family protein, with the protein MSDMNIKEQAEKVIAKTYARFPIVIKRGSGCTLWDEDGKSYTDFVAGIAVCNLGHAHPGIAKALCDQAKILFHVSNLYYTQPQVELAAWLVEHSFADRVFFCNSGAEANEAAFKIARKYFKDRNEPDRFRIIAMEKSFHGRTMATLSATGQAKIKKGFDPTLQGFDFVPFNDIKALRKKISNKVCAVLMEPVQGEGGVRCPDPKYMKAVRRLCDETGTLLIFDEIQTGIGRTGKLFAYEHFGIEPDVMTLAKALANGLPAGAMLAKEQVGEAFGPGSHASTFGGTPVVTAASLETLRTIEKENIVEYCSSTGVYFKKRLYELKNRYDFIEDVRGFGLLLGMKVGIEGNSVVNECINRGFLINCIQGKILRFIPPLIISIEEIDSLVDCLDKIFAGHL; encoded by the coding sequence ATGTCCGATATGAATATTAAAGAGCAGGCTGAAAAGGTTATTGCAAAGACTTACGCCCGGTTCCCGATTGTAATAAAAAGGGGCAGCGGATGCACCCTGTGGGATGAAGATGGAAAATCCTATACGGATTTTGTTGCCGGCATTGCGGTCTGCAATCTTGGTCATGCTCATCCCGGTATAGCCAAAGCTCTTTGCGACCAGGCAAAGATATTATTTCATGTGTCAAACCTTTACTATACTCAACCCCAGGTGGAACTGGCGGCCTGGCTTGTGGAGCATAGTTTTGCCGACCGGGTATTTTTCTGCAACAGCGGTGCTGAAGCAAATGAAGCCGCATTCAAAATAGCCAGAAAATATTTTAAGGACAGAAATGAACCCGATCGTTTCCGAATAATAGCCATGGAAAAATCATTTCACGGACGAACCATGGCAACACTCTCCGCCACAGGCCAGGCAAAAATAAAAAAGGGATTTGATCCTACCTTGCAAGGTTTCGATTTTGTTCCATTCAACGATATTAAAGCGCTTCGTAAAAAGATTTCCAATAAGGTCTGTGCTGTGCTCATGGAACCTGTTCAGGGTGAAGGCGGTGTCAGATGCCCTGACCCGAAATACATGAAGGCTGTCAGGCGATTGTGTGATGAAACCGGCACCCTGCTGATTTTTGATGAAATCCAGACAGGAATAGGTCGCACAGGGAAATTGTTTGCATATGAGCATTTCGGTATTGAACCTGATGTTATGACACTTGCCAAAGCTCTTGCCAATGGTCTGCCTGCCGGAGCCATGCTGGCCAAAGAGCAGGTTGGAGAAGCATTCGGACCGGGATCGCATGCTTCAACATTCGGGGGAACACCTGTGGTGACGGCGGCTTCCCTGGAGACGCTAAGGACAATAGAAAAAGAGAATATTGTCGAATATTGCAGCTCAACAGGCGTATATTTTAAAAAACGTCTTTATGAGTTAAAAAACAGGTATGATTTTATTGAAGATGTGCGGGGTTTTGGCTTGCTGCTGGGGATGAAGGTCGGCATTGAAGGCAATTCAGTTGTCAACGAATGTATAAATAGGGGCTTTCTTATCAACTGCATCCAGGGGAAAATTTTGCGTTTCATACCACCGCTTATCATCAGCATTGAAGAGATCGATTCACTGGTTGATTGTCTTGATAAAATATTTGCAGGGCATCTATAG
- the hslV gene encoding ATP-dependent protease subunit HslV — translation MNFHGTTILAVRRNEKLAVAGDGQVTLNNTIIKHNAKKVRRIYNNKIIVGFAGATADALNLSERLEVKLERYNGNLTRSAVELAKDWRTDKYLRRLEALMIAADDKRMFIISGNGDVIEPDEGVIAIGSGGVGAQTAAMALLEFTELDARSIVEAAMKIAGSICVFTNDSVTIEEI, via the coding sequence ATGAATTTTCACGGTACTACAATCCTGGCGGTAAGACGTAACGAAAAACTGGCTGTTGCCGGTGATGGTCAGGTTACGCTGAATAATACCATTATCAAGCATAATGCTAAAAAAGTCAGGAGGATTTATAATAACAAAATTATTGTCGGTTTTGCCGGTGCCACGGCTGATGCTTTGAATTTATCGGAACGACTTGAAGTCAAGCTCGAGCGATATAACGGTAATCTTACACGCAGCGCGGTCGAACTTGCCAAAGACTGGAGAACCGACAAATATCTCAGACGCCTTGAAGCTCTGATGATTGCTGCTGATGATAAAAGGATGTTTATTATTTCAGGCAATGGCGATGTGATAGAACCGGATGAAGGCGTTATAGCAATAGGTTCGGGCGGTGTCGGAGCTCAGACGGCGGCCATGGCGCTGCTGGAATTTACAGAACTTGATGCGCGGAGTATTGTGGAAGCAGCAATGAAAATCGCAGGTTCCATATGCGTCTTTACAAATGATTCCGTAACCATAGAGGAGATTTAA
- the argH gene encoding argininosuccinate lyase: MSEKLWDGRFSETTEKCVEAFTSSIDIDKRLYAYDIEGSIAHCKMLARVSIITEDEASLIIQGLGKIKREIERGEFHFEDSLEDIHMHIETRLVQEAGKAAQKLHTARSRNDQVALDVRMFLRVETIDIIKNLTELRKVIVEFAKKHSDIVLPGYTHLQRAQPVLLAHHFMAYYEMFSRDVERFQSCLKRINVMPLGSAALAGTTYPIDREYTAELLNFPEISLNSIDAVADRDFILEFLSAASICMVHFSRISEELIIWSSSEFGFVELSDSFSTGSSIMPQKKNPDVCELVRGKTGRVFGDLISALTMMKSLPLAYNRDMQEDKEPMFNSVDLLKSCIEIYVRMLPNIAVNKERMESAVSSGFLNATDLADYLAGLGMPFRQAHACVGKAVGYALEKGCELHELTLKELNKFASIIKNDVFDFLTVEQVVGRRLSLGGTAPANVNQAIKKAGEELADGETGKRENGERD, translated from the coding sequence ATGTCAGAGAAACTGTGGGACGGAAGGTTTTCCGAAACTACCGAGAAGTGCGTGGAAGCCTTTACCTCTTCGATAGATATAGATAAACGCCTATATGCTTATGATATTGAAGGGAGTATCGCACACTGCAAAATGCTTGCAAGGGTGTCTATTATTACCGAAGATGAGGCTTCTCTGATTATACAGGGCCTTGGCAAAATTAAAAGAGAGATAGAGAGGGGGGAGTTCCATTTTGAGGACAGCCTGGAAGATATACACATGCATATCGAAACCAGGCTGGTTCAGGAGGCCGGCAAAGCCGCTCAAAAACTCCATACCGCCAGAAGCCGCAATGATCAGGTAGCTCTTGATGTGCGAATGTTCCTCAGAGTTGAAACAATCGATATTATTAAAAATCTGACAGAGCTAAGAAAGGTGATCGTTGAATTTGCCAAAAAGCATTCGGATATTGTGCTGCCTGGATATACCCATCTGCAGCGGGCTCAGCCTGTTCTGCTGGCGCATCATTTCATGGCCTATTATGAAATGTTTTCAAGAGATGTTGAAAGGTTTCAATCATGCCTGAAGCGTATCAATGTCATGCCCCTGGGAAGCGCAGCTCTAGCCGGAACCACATACCCAATTGACAGGGAATATACTGCGGAACTTCTGAATTTTCCTGAAATATCTTTAAACAGTATTGATGCAGTTGCGGACAGGGACTTCATACTGGAATTTCTCTCTGCGGCAAGTATATGCATGGTGCATTTCAGCAGAATATCGGAAGAACTTATAATCTGGTCTTCATCCGAATTCGGGTTCGTTGAACTGTCTGATTCTTTTTCAACCGGAAGCAGTATCATGCCGCAGAAAAAAAATCCTGATGTTTGTGAACTCGTACGGGGTAAAACAGGACGTGTTTTTGGAGATTTGATCTCTGCTTTAACCATGATGAAATCCTTGCCGCTTGCCTATAATCGCGACATGCAGGAGGATAAGGAACCGATGTTTAATTCGGTTGATCTTTTGAAGTCGTGCATAGAAATATATGTGCGGATGCTTCCTAATATCGCTGTCAATAAGGAAAGAATGGAATCCGCAGTCTCATCAGGATTTCTGAATGCCACTGATCTGGCCGATTACCTTGCAGGACTGGGTATGCCGTTTCGCCAGGCCCACGCATGCGTTGGGAAGGCTGTAGGCTACGCGCTTGAAAAAGGCTGTGAGCTTCATGAATTGACATTAAAAGAGCTTAACAAATTTGCATCAATCATAAAAAATGATGTGTTCGATTTTCTTACAGTTGAGCAGGTGGTGGGTAGAAGATTATCACTGGGAGGAACAGCTCCTGCAAATGTAAATCAAGCTATTAAAAAAGCAGGGGAAGAGCTGGCTGACGGGGAAACGGGAAAACGGGAAAACGGAGAGAGGGATTGA
- a CDS encoding tyrosine recombinase XerC: MPFDVTNLIDSFLESISSEKGYSENTCRAYRHDLGEFAGYLTEHNGLDKTEADDDRFVIEDMGTLMIRGYLGFLYKKNKKSTMARKLSALRTFFRYLVKRGLLTDNPADSILTPKQDQKIPLYLPVDEMFRLLDSVQTNTLAGLRDRAIFETIYSCGIRVSELTGMDQTDVDFVNSSIRVLGKGNKERIVPIGKKALAAIMAYRERLNMESGMQMPQDGPLFLNLRKGRLTARSIARLLEKLVKECGLYTPVSPHVLRHTFATHMLDAGADLRVVQELLGHKSLSTTQRYTHVSIDRLMDTYDKAHPRK, translated from the coding sequence ATGCCATTCGATGTAACTAATCTTATTGACTCGTTTCTTGAGTCGATATCATCTGAAAAGGGATATTCCGAAAATACATGCCGTGCGTATCGGCACGATCTTGGAGAGTTTGCCGGATATCTGACAGAACATAACGGTCTTGACAAGACTGAAGCAGATGATGATCGGTTTGTTATAGAGGATATGGGTACCCTGATGATCAGGGGTTACCTGGGTTTTCTTTATAAAAAAAATAAAAAGTCTACAATGGCTCGTAAATTATCCGCTCTTAGAACTTTTTTCAGATATCTTGTCAAGAGGGGTTTGCTTACTGATAATCCGGCTGATTCCATACTTACGCCGAAACAGGATCAGAAGATCCCTTTATATCTGCCGGTTGATGAAATGTTCCGTCTGCTTGATTCTGTACAGACAAATACTTTGGCCGGCCTCAGGGACAGGGCGATATTCGAGACCATATATTCGTGCGGTATACGGGTATCGGAGCTTACGGGAATGGATCAAACCGATGTTGATTTTGTAAATTCATCCATTCGTGTTCTTGGTAAGGGGAACAAAGAAAGGATTGTGCCGATAGGTAAAAAAGCTCTGGCAGCAATCATGGCATACAGGGAGAGGCTCAATATGGAATCGGGCATGCAAATGCCCCAGGATGGGCCGCTTTTTTTAAATTTGCGAAAAGGCAGGCTTACAGCAAGGTCCATAGCACGTCTGCTCGAAAAACTTGTAAAAGAATGTGGTCTCTATACTCCGGTGTCACCCCATGTGTTGCGGCACACCTTTGCAACGCATATGCTCGATGCCGGCGCAGATTTAAGAGTGGTGCAGGAATTGCTGGGTCATAAAAGTCTTTCCACAACCCAGCGATATACCCATGTTAGTATAGATAGACTCATGGATACATATGACAAAGCACATCCCAGAAAGTAA
- a CDS encoding argininosuccinate synthase — translation MSDKIKKVVLAYSGGLDTSVILKWLIETYQCEVITFSADIGQDEELDYIEEKAMKTGASKVYVDDLTEIFVSDYVFPAFRANAIYEGTYLLGTSLARPLISKRQMEIAAIEGADAVSHGATGKGNDQVRFELSYLALDPSIKIVAPWREWDLNSRTALMDFAKKHGIPITATVDKPYSTDRNLLHISFEGGVLEDPWNVPPGDMFVMSVSPQDAPDKPESIEITFEQGNPVAINGKKNSPAALLRELNRLGGRNGIGRADIVENRFVGMKSRGVYETPGGTILRAAHMAIESITMDREITHLRDSLIPKYAELVYNGFWFAPEMKLMQNMIDETQQNVSGVVALDLYKGNCIVRGRKSDKSLYSEDFATFEDETVFSQKDAEGFIRLNALRLRIQKMMHS, via the coding sequence TTGAGTGATAAAATTAAAAAAGTAGTTCTAGCTTATTCCGGAGGGCTGGATACTTCGGTAATATTAAAATGGCTGATTGAAACATACCAGTGTGAGGTAATTACTTTTTCAGCCGATATAGGTCAGGATGAAGAGCTGGATTATATTGAAGAAAAAGCAATGAAGACCGGAGCTTCAAAGGTTTATGTTGATGATCTGACGGAAATCTTTGTCTCTGATTATGTTTTCCCGGCTTTTCGCGCGAATGCAATATACGAAGGCACCTATCTTCTAGGAACATCCTTGGCAAGGCCGTTAATATCTAAGAGGCAGATGGAGATAGCTGCAATCGAAGGAGCGGACGCCGTAAGCCATGGCGCCACCGGCAAGGGCAATGACCAGGTACGGTTTGAACTTAGCTACCTGGCGCTTGATCCGTCGATCAAGATCGTAGCTCCCTGGAGGGAATGGGATCTTAATTCCCGTACGGCCCTGATGGACTTTGCAAAAAAACATGGTATCCCTATTACGGCAACAGTGGATAAACCATATAGTACAGACCGGAATTTGCTTCATATCAGCTTTGAAGGGGGAGTGCTTGAGGATCCCTGGAATGTGCCGCCTGGGGATATGTTTGTAATGTCTGTTTCCCCGCAGGATGCGCCTGATAAACCTGAAAGTATTGAAATCACCTTTGAACAGGGTAACCCGGTGGCAATTAACGGCAAAAAAAATTCCCCCGCAGCTTTGCTGAGAGAGCTGAACAGACTTGGCGGCAGAAACGGCATAGGCCGGGCGGATATAGTGGAAAACCGTTTTGTCGGAATGAAATCAAGGGGTGTTTATGAAACCCCCGGAGGCACAATATTGAGGGCGGCTCACATGGCTATAGAGTCTATAACCATGGACCGGGAAATTACGCATCTTCGAGATTCCCTGATACCTAAATACGCTGAACTTGTTTATAATGGATTCTGGTTTGCGCCTGAGATGAAATTAATGCAGAATATGATTGACGAAACCCAGCAAAATGTATCCGGAGTCGTGGCTCTTGATCTTTACAAGGGCAACTGTATTGTTCGCGGGCGAAAATCGGATAAATCACTTTATAGTGAAGACTTTGCCACTTTTGAAGATGAGACTGTCTTCAGCCAGAAGGATGCCGAAGGATTTATACGGCTTAACGCCCTGAGACTGCGTATTCAGAAGATGATGCATTCGTAG
- the lysA gene encoding diaminopimelate decarboxylase, with translation MNHFEYINNELYCENVPIAKIAEKVGTPFYLYSHATLKRHFSVFKDAFKKIDSLVCYSAKANTNLAVLKIFEQAGSGLDIVSGGELFRGLKAGFSPDRIVYSGVGKRADEIDYALKTGILMFNVESLEELELINQRAEALNLKAPVAIRVNPDVDPKTHPYISTGLKKNKFGIDVNSALEGYKYAVEKKHINLIGIDCHIGSQLTEVRPFADALENVKKLIYKLKDIGIAITHLDIGGGLGITYDDEVPPQPVEYADAVISSINGLDVKLVLEPGRVLVGNAGILIAKVLYRKRNDLKEFVITDAGMNDLLRPSIYKAFHAVEPVIRKGTEKITADIVGPICETGDFLATDCHIEDVRGGDLLAVMSAGAYGFTMSSNYCSRVRIAEVMVKDAEFQVVNQRQTYEDLVKGESIPAFI, from the coding sequence ATGAACCATTTTGAATATATAAATAATGAACTTTATTGCGAAAATGTTCCGATTGCAAAGATAGCGGAAAAAGTCGGAACACCCTTTTATCTTTACAGTCATGCTACACTGAAACGTCATTTTTCGGTTTTTAAGGATGCCTTTAAAAAAATCGACAGTCTTGTATGTTATTCAGCCAAGGCAAACACAAACCTTGCAGTTTTAAAAATATTTGAGCAGGCAGGCAGTGGACTGGATATAGTTTCCGGGGGGGAGTTATTTCGCGGGCTCAAAGCAGGGTTCTCTCCTGACAGAATTGTATATTCCGGAGTTGGTAAACGGGCTGATGAGATCGACTATGCCTTGAAAACAGGTATCCTGATGTTCAATGTGGAATCGCTTGAGGAACTTGAACTAATAAATCAAAGAGCTGAAGCCTTAAATCTTAAAGCTCCTGTGGCTATAAGGGTCAATCCTGATGTGGATCCCAAAACGCACCCTTATATTTCAACAGGCTTGAAAAAAAATAAATTCGGTATAGATGTAAACTCTGCTCTTGAAGGATACAAATACGCTGTTGAAAAAAAGCATATTAACCTGATCGGCATAGATTGCCATATAGGATCTCAACTTACCGAGGTACGGCCTTTTGCAGATGCACTGGAAAACGTCAAAAAGTTGATATACAAATTAAAGGATATTGGTATAGCAATCACCCATCTGGATATAGGCGGCGGTCTGGGCATCACGTATGATGATGAAGTTCCGCCTCAGCCGGTAGAATATGCGGATGCGGTTATCAGTTCTATAAACGGCCTGGATGTAAAACTTGTACTGGAACCGGGCCGGGTTCTGGTAGGTAATGCAGGGATACTGATAGCAAAGGTTCTTTACAGAAAAAGAAATGATCTTAAAGAATTTGTTATTACAGACGCCGGCATGAACGATCTTTTGAGGCCCTCAATATACAAGGCCTTCCATGCTGTGGAGCCTGTCATAAGAAAAGGTACGGAAAAGATTACTGCGGATATTGTAGGCCCCATATGCGAAACAGGAGATTTTCTTGCTACTGATTGCCATATAGAGGATGTCAGGGGCGGAGACCTGCTGGCCGTGATGAGCGCCGGCGCTTATGGTTTTACGATGTCGTCCAATTACTGCTCCAGGGTCAGGATAGCCGAAGTTATGGTCAAGGATGCAGAATTTCAGGTTGTTAATCAGCGCCAGACTTATGAGGATCTTGTAAAGGGGGAGTCAATACCAGCATTTATATGA
- the hslU gene encoding ATP-dependent protease ATPase subunit HslU, whose translation MANLKPSEIVKELDKYIIGQDKAKRSVAIALRNRWRRQHVPEDLRDEIAPKNIILIGPTGVGKTEIARRLSLFADSPFTKVEASKFTEVGYMGRDVESMVRDLLELTVTKVRNREQEAVKDKASQIAEERMLDLLLPKPRAVQPAQQTDNQETSLELVTDKADETSHTKTREKLRSMLRNGKLDSRYVDLDIADRGAMPVVEVFSNMGIEEMGINIRDMIGGMMPKNTKRRKIKVPEAMEILATEEAQNLVDMDKVVKQAIEMVEQSGIIFLDEIDKISGKNGGHGPDVSREGVQRDLLPIVEGSTVTTKYGQVKTDHILFIASGAFHMSKPSDLIPELQGRFPIRVELDSLGKDEFVRILTEPKNALILQYIAMLKTESIELEFEEEAVKVIAGIAEDVNNLTDNIGARRLHTVMECLLEEILFDAPDMQDSKVVIDSKYVDERLKDIKDDEDLSRYIL comes from the coding sequence ATGGCTAATCTTAAACCATCAGAAATCGTAAAGGAACTCGATAAATATATCATCGGCCAGGACAAGGCCAAACGTTCGGTTGCGATCGCATTGAGAAATAGATGGCGTAGGCAGCATGTTCCGGAAGATCTGCGGGATGAAATTGCTCCCAAAAATATTATACTCATAGGCCCCACAGGGGTCGGTAAAACCGAAATAGCGCGGCGATTGTCTTTATTTGCCGATTCTCCCTTTACCAAGGTCGAGGCCTCTAAATTCACGGAAGTCGGGTATATGGGCCGGGACGTGGAATCGATGGTGCGTGACCTTCTGGAACTGACCGTCACCAAGGTTAGAAACCGGGAACAGGAAGCCGTTAAGGATAAAGCCAGCCAGATAGCGGAAGAGAGGATGCTGGACCTGCTGCTGCCAAAACCGCGCGCTGTTCAGCCTGCCCAACAGACGGATAATCAAGAAACATCGCTGGAACTTGTTACAGATAAAGCTGATGAAACCTCCCATACAAAAACAAGAGAAAAATTGCGCAGTATGCTGAGAAATGGCAAGCTTGACAGCAGGTATGTGGATCTTGATATTGCTGATCGCGGCGCCATGCCTGTGGTGGAAGTTTTTTCCAACATGGGAATAGAGGAGATGGGTATAAATATCAGGGACATGATCGGCGGGATGATGCCGAAAAACACCAAAAGGCGCAAGATAAAGGTACCTGAGGCTATGGAGATCCTGGCTACTGAGGAGGCGCAGAATCTTGTTGACATGGACAAGGTGGTTAAACAGGCGATAGAAATGGTGGAACAATCCGGAATTATATTTTTGGACGAGATCGATAAAATTTCCGGTAAAAACGGCGGTCACGGTCCTGATGTTTCTAGAGAAGGTGTTCAGCGGGATCTACTCCCAATTGTAGAAGGGAGTACTGTAACAACAAAATATGGACAGGTTAAGACGGATCATATACTCTTCATTGCGTCAGGCGCTTTTCATATGAGTAAACCTTCAGATCTTATACCTGAACTCCAGGGACGATTCCCTATCAGGGTCGAGCTCGATTCTCTCGGTAAAGATGAATTTGTAAGAATTCTGACTGAACCGAAAAATGCGCTGATTCTTCAATATATTGCCATGCTGAAGACCGAATCAATTGAACTGGAATTTGAGGAAGAGGCTGTGAAAGTTATAGCCGGCATAGCTGAAGATGTTAATAATCTGACTGATAACATAGGAGCCAGAAGGCTTCATACGGTTATGGAATGTCTGCTGGAAGAGATTCTTTTTGATGCGCCTGACATGCAGGATTCTAAAGTTGTTATAGACAGCAAGTACGTTGATGAACGATTAAAAGATATTAAGGATGATGAAGATCTGAGCAGGTACATACTTTAA
- the argF gene encoding ornithine carbamoyltransferase, translated as MKKDILTLLDLDKEDYEHFFKRSIELKNRYKKGISDFPLKGKTQALIFDKPSTRTRISFETAMSQLGGTTIFLNANETQMSRNEPAKDTARVLSRYLDCLVIRTYGHDLIEKFAEFSSIPVVNALTDLYHPCQVLSDLQTIIEHKGGYENIKIVWLGDGNNVAHSWINAAAVLGLNLVLACPEGYYPDQAILDKAVARQNGSIEILPDPLQAVKQADVIYTDVWASMGQEEDLQARKKIFEKFQVNKELISNAADDVIVMHCLPAHRGEEISADVLEGPNSVVWDQSENKLHMHKAILETLILS; from the coding sequence TTGAAAAAAGATATATTGACACTTTTGGATCTGGATAAAGAAGATTATGAACATTTTTTTAAACGATCCATAGAACTTAAAAATAGATACAAAAAAGGAATTTCCGATTTTCCCCTGAAAGGGAAAACCCAGGCGCTTATTTTTGATAAACCATCTACCAGGACACGCATTTCATTTGAAACAGCCATGTCCCAGCTTGGCGGAACGACTATTTTCCTTAACGCCAATGAAACCCAAATGTCGAGAAATGAGCCTGCTAAAGATACCGCCCGGGTACTTTCCCGCTACTTGGACTGTCTTGTTATCAGAACCTACGGGCATGATCTGATAGAAAAATTTGCCGAATTTTCATCAATTCCGGTTGTAAATGCGCTTACCGATCTCTATCATCCCTGCCAGGTATTAAGTGATCTACAAACAATTATTGAACATAAGGGTGGATATGAGAATATAAAAATAGTCTGGCTCGGAGACGGCAACAATGTGGCGCATTCATGGATTAACGCGGCTGCCGTGCTTGGCCTCAACCTGGTGCTGGCATGCCCGGAAGGTTATTACCCTGATCAGGCTATCCTGGATAAGGCTGTTGCAAGACAAAACGGCAGCATAGAGATTCTCCCTGATCCTTTACAGGCCGTAAAACAGGCCGATGTAATTTATACGGATGTCTGGGCCAGCATGGGGCAGGAAGAAGATTTGCAGGCCAGAAAGAAAATATTTGAGAAGTTTCAGGTTAATAAAGAGCTTATATCAAACGCTGCCGATGATGTCATAGTAATGCACTGCCTTCCTGCGCACCGGGGTGAGGAGATCAGCGCCGATGTTCTGGAAGGGCCGAATTCGGTTGTATGGGATCAATCTGAAAACAAGCTGCATATGCATAAAGCCATCCTGGAAACGTTGATTTTGTCCTGA
- the argB gene encoding acetylglutamate kinase, with product MAQNAADILIEALPYIRCFSGMTIVIKYGGHAMVDRQLKEDFARDITLMKFIGINPVIVHGGGPQINSVLDQMGILPKFVRGMRLTDEHTMDVVEMVLGGKVNKEIVAGINRQGGMAVGLSGKDGGLISAKKLRIIHQEDADKPPEIIDPGLVGKVTRIRSDVIDTLVERNFIPVIAPVGAGANGETYNINADLVASSIAQALSAGRLIFLTDVDGVMDDGGDLIASIEAERIKKMVDDKTISGGMIPKIECALEALNRGVEKVHIINGSKKHAVIMELFTDKGVGTEVTGG from the coding sequence ATGGCACAGAACGCTGCAGATATACTTATAGAAGCTCTTCCTTATATACGCTGTTTTTCCGGCATGACCATAGTGATCAAATATGGCGGGCATGCCATGGTGGACAGGCAGCTAAAAGAGGACTTTGCCCGTGATATAACCTTAATGAAGTTTATAGGGATAAACCCTGTTATTGTACACGGAGGCGGACCCCAGATCAACTCGGTACTTGACCAGATGGGTATCTTGCCGAAGTTTGTAAGGGGTATGCGCTTGACTGACGAGCATACCATGGATGTTGTGGAAATGGTTCTGGGCGGGAAAGTTAACAAGGAGATTGTTGCCGGCATAAACCGCCAGGGCGGCATGGCAGTCGGGTTAAGCGGCAAGGATGGCGGGCTCATATCAGCAAAAAAGCTTCGTATAATTCATCAGGAGGATGCGGACAAGCCGCCCGAGATAATTGATCCCGGGCTTGTCGGCAAAGTCACGCGGATCCGCTCTGATGTTATAGATACGCTTGTTGAAAGGAATTTTATTCCTGTTATTGCTCCTGTGGGCGCCGGTGCAAACGGCGAAACTTATAATATTAATGCCGATCTGGTTGCATCATCCATTGCACAGGCTCTTTCAGCCGGACGTCTGATTTTTCTCACGGATGTTGATGGAGTCATGGACGATGGGGGAGACCTTATAGCTTCAATAGAAGCTGAGCGTATAAAAAAAATGGTTGACGACAAGACAATTTCAGGCGGCATGATTCCCAAGATAGAATGTGCTCTTGAAGCTTTGAACAGAGGTGTTGAAAAGGTTCACATAATTAACGGCAGCAAAAAACATGCTGTTATAATGGAGCTCTTTACCGACAAGGGAGTCGGTACGGAAGTTACAGGAGGCTGA